One Endozoicomonas gorgoniicola DNA window includes the following coding sequences:
- a CDS encoding DUF2062 domain-containing protein yields MLKNTEDCLIINPCAHHEKMFLFHGGQAARETVRDMVKKLIQRYLPDPKTITENRYLAFLGKALHNPNLWHLNRRSVASAFFVGVFTAFIPIPFQMVVAATLAVIFRCNLPLSVALVWITNPLTMPAIFYFTYNVGCYILQVPVSETSFELTIHGIGVELVRVWKPLFVGSIVTGIVSGALCYILIRLYWRWHVTHNWQQRRNRKRPPRSSD; encoded by the coding sequence ATGCTTAAAAACACAGAAGACTGCCTGATCATAAACCCATGCGCCCACCATGAAAAAATGTTCCTTTTTCATGGTGGGCAGGCCGCAAGAGAGACCGTTAGGGACATGGTAAAAAAACTGATACAGCGCTATCTTCCAGACCCGAAAACCATTACAGAAAACCGCTACCTGGCTTTTCTGGGTAAAGCCCTGCACAACCCAAACCTGTGGCACCTGAATCGTCGCTCAGTCGCCAGTGCTTTTTTCGTTGGAGTCTTTACTGCTTTTATCCCGATTCCGTTTCAGATGGTCGTGGCAGCCACCCTGGCAGTGATCTTTCGCTGCAACCTGCCACTGTCTGTTGCACTGGTCTGGATTACCAATCCACTGACCATGCCCGCCATTTTCTATTTTACCTATAACGTTGGTTGTTATATCCTCCAAGTTCCTGTCAGCGAGACCTCCTTTGAGCTGACGATTCACGGGATTGGGGTTGAACTGGTACGGGTATGGAAGCCTTTATTTGTGGGTTCCATAGTGACCGGAATAGTGAGTGGCGCACTTTGCTACATCCTGATCCGCCTGTACTGGCGCTGGCATGTCACTCACAACTGGCAGCAGCGCCGAAACCGTAAACGTCCACCCCGTTCATCCGATTAA